From Deltaproteobacteria bacterium, a single genomic window includes:
- a CDS encoding methyltransferase domain-containing protein, translated as MSKQSARTQTFLGNVFDQYQNMMQIARCIREGARQKSLTEPRVLELSRYPTNLREYLPESRITRYPTHDEKEVPTLPMPVAIPFPDKAFDACFVTDVYEHIPQEQRPGLVAEMMRVTRGLVVIGSPVKRDIVNHIDRLVFDFVWGKYAHEFEPAMQHVRYGLQPVEEVVATIKAQGASRVVVLPDNYLYRFIHQILIFFDTQYQNPFSEFYESVNRIYNERIGPYDYKEPCYRYLMVLATDPTLDLDKLEQIMQAPAETPASIASAEGALVEAFRQVDSRNADQLRASVAEIDRLRQENENLKASLGEMSEKTWLGPIIALYKAWRSVTAQRPAS; from the coding sequence TTGAGCAAGCAATCAGCGCGCACGCAAACATTTCTCGGCAACGTCTTCGATCAGTATCAAAACATGATGCAGATCGCCCGTTGTATTCGCGAGGGGGCACGACAAAAATCGCTTACCGAGCCTCGCGTGCTTGAACTATCGCGTTATCCAACCAACCTGCGTGAGTATCTCCCGGAGTCGCGCATCACACGCTATCCGACCCACGACGAAAAGGAAGTTCCAACGCTGCCGATGCCGGTCGCGATTCCGTTTCCGGACAAAGCATTCGACGCCTGTTTCGTCACCGACGTTTACGAGCATATCCCGCAGGAGCAGCGGCCCGGGCTAGTCGCCGAAATGATGCGAGTGACCCGGGGATTAGTTGTGATCGGCAGTCCGGTGAAGCGTGACATTGTCAATCACATCGACCGGCTGGTGTTTGATTTTGTCTGGGGTAAGTATGCGCACGAATTCGAACCGGCCATGCAGCATGTTCGATACGGACTGCAACCGGTTGAAGAAGTCGTTGCCACGATCAAAGCGCAGGGCGCATCGCGCGTTGTCGTATTGCCGGATAACTATCTTTACCGGTTCATCCACCAGATACTGATATTCTTCGATACCCAATATCAAAATCCGTTCAGCGAATTTTACGAATCGGTCAATCGCATCTACAATGAACGGATCGGCCCTTATGATTACAAGGAGCCCTGCTATCGCTATTTGATGGTGCTAGCGACCGACCCGACGCTTGATCTCGACAAGCTTGAGCAAATCATGCAGGCGCCTGCCGAGACGCCCGCTTCCATTGCAAGCGCCGAGGGAGCTTTGGTGGAAGCCTTCCGCCAGGTGGATAGTCGCAATGCCGATCAGTTGCGCGCGTCAGTGGCGGAGATCGACCGGCTACGGCAAGAAAACGAAAACCTCAAAGCAAGCCTGGGTGAAATGAGCGAAAAGACTTGGCTGGGACCGATCATCGCCTTGTATAAAGCTTGGCGCTCCGTCACCGCCCAACGGCCTGCAAGCTAA
- a CDS encoding adenylate/guanylate cyclase domain-containing protein, whose protein sequence is MDQKERSALTSWITQAGLAGLSEAAMLTEFCERVSALGVPLARANIVIDTLHPVYRGRAFTWKQQTRHTALTEYGREDKLRWECSPFYVLELYEEPLLRRRVNAETAKEFPILADLLRDGMTDYLAIANRFAAAGVIGNMDCIYSSWATDAPGGFADAHIDDLTRLVPLVALTMKAASLTRIAGTLVETYLGRDAGRKVLQGRIERGVAERIQTVLWFSDLRNYARVSDTAAPEQIIPLLNEYADVILSAIHQFGGDVLKLIGDGTLAIFPVGERANASRAALDAAAQARRALAVLNHRRAAEGLPITEMYLGLHVGEVFYGNIGSRERLDFTVVGPAVNEVSRIANMCRSLDQPMLVSAPFASALGERSGSLVSVGRYALRGVAKPQELFTLDQQAE, encoded by the coding sequence ATGGATCAGAAAGAACGCTCAGCCCTAACAAGTTGGATCACGCAGGCCGGGTTGGCAGGGCTGAGCGAAGCGGCCATGCTGACCGAGTTTTGCGAACGGGTGTCTGCGCTCGGTGTGCCACTGGCGCGCGCCAACATCGTCATCGACACGCTCCATCCCGTTTATCGTGGCCGCGCGTTCACTTGGAAGCAGCAGACGCGTCATACAGCGTTGACCGAGTACGGCCGTGAGGACAAACTGCGTTGGGAGTGCAGTCCCTTCTACGTTCTAGAGCTTTACGAAGAACCCTTGCTGCGGCGCCGGGTCAACGCAGAGACAGCCAAGGAGTTCCCGATACTTGCCGATCTTTTGCGCGATGGCATGACCGACTATCTCGCTATCGCCAATCGTTTTGCCGCTGCGGGAGTGATTGGCAACATGGACTGCATCTACTCTTCCTGGGCGACCGATGCGCCGGGCGGCTTCGCCGATGCACACATTGACGACCTGACGCGGCTGGTGCCGTTGGTTGCATTGACCATGAAAGCGGCGTCGCTGACGCGCATTGCCGGGACGCTGGTGGAGACTTATCTTGGCCGCGATGCCGGGCGAAAAGTCTTGCAGGGACGCATAGAACGGGGCGTTGCCGAGCGGATTCAAACGGTGCTCTGGTTCAGCGATCTACGCAACTACGCCCGCGTCAGCGATACGGCGGCGCCGGAGCAGATTATTCCGTTGTTGAATGAGTATGCGGATGTGATTCTTTCTGCGATTCATCAATTCGGCGGCGACGTGCTCAAACTCATCGGCGATGGCACGCTGGCGATATTTCCCGTTGGCGAGCGTGCCAACGCCAGCCGTGCGGCGCTCGATGCGGCGGCACAGGCACGCCGGGCGCTCGCGGTGTTGAATCATCGGCGTGCTGCCGAAGGACTGCCAATCACTGAAATGTATCTGGGGCTGCACGTGGGCGAAGTGTTCTACGGCAATATTGGCAGCCGCGAGCGGCTTGATTTCACAGTTGTTGGACCCGCGGTCAACGAAGTCAGCCGGATTGCGAACATGTGCCGCTCGCTCGATCAGCCAATGCTCGTCTCGGCGCCTTTCGCCAGCGCGCTCGGCGAGCGTAGTGGTTCGTTGGTGTCGGTCGGTCGCTACGCGCTGCGAGGTGTGGCGAAACCGCAGGAGCTTTTTACGCTCGATCAACAGGCGGAGTGA
- a CDS encoding DUF1428 family protein → MNYVDGFVLPVPKKNLAAYRRMAQIAAKVWREHGALEYVECLADDVKAGTYTSFPQSVKLKPGETVIFAYVVYKSRAHRDKVNAKVMKDPRIVKMMGEKHPFEKDFMKKAFHLLMDIDKMVGGDFEKGLAQLKTVTESSPKP, encoded by the coding sequence ATGAACTACGTCGATGGTTTTGTGCTGCCGGTGCCAAAGAAGAACCTGGCTGCGTACCGCCGTATGGCGCAAATAGCTGCGAAGGTCTGGCGTGAGCATGGCGCGCTTGAATACGTCGAGTGCCTCGCCGACGACGTGAAGGCCGGCACGTACACGTCGTTTCCGCAGAGTGTAAAGTTAAAACCCGGTGAAACGGTTATCTTCGCCTACGTCGTCTACAAGTCGCGCGCCCATCGGGATAAAGTCAATGCGAAGGTGATGAAAGATCCGCGCATCGTGAAAATGATGGGCGAAAAGCACCCCTTCGAGAAAGACTTTATGAAAAAGGCGTTTCACCTACTCATGGACATAGACAAGATGGTTGGCGGTGATTTCGAGAAAGGTCTAGCGCAACTAAAAACAGTCACAGAATCTTCCCCGAAGCCGTAG
- a CDS encoding aldo/keto reductase → MAMRALGLHGPMVSCLGLGCMGMSRSYGDRDDRESAKTLHLALDLGVNFLDTADVYGAGHNEQLIGAFVRRRRSEVILATKFGFVSRGGKTAVDGRPEYVHQACEASLRRLGVDVIDLFYLQRLDPHVPIEETVGAMAELVRSGKVRFLGLSEVSAATIRRAHRVHAISAVQSEYSLVTRDPETEIFPACRELGIAFVPFCPLGRGLLTGQIKNNEPFAAHDPRTLLPRFQKDNLQRNLQLAGALQRIAAAKECQPAQLALAWMLGKGDNLVPIPGANRRSHLEENVGAAAIEITAEELKRIEAAVPPGAVAGARHTEDAMGFIDR, encoded by the coding sequence ATCGCCATGCGCGCGCTGGGGCTCCATGGGCCCATGGTGTCGTGCCTGGGTCTCGGCTGCATGGGGATGTCACGGTCCTACGGCGACCGCGACGATCGGGAGTCGGCGAAAACACTTCACCTGGCGCTCGATCTCGGTGTGAACTTTCTCGACACCGCCGATGTCTACGGTGCAGGTCACAACGAACAATTGATCGGCGCGTTTGTGCGTAGGCGGCGCAGCGAAGTCATCTTGGCCACCAAATTCGGCTTTGTCAGCCGCGGCGGCAAGACGGCGGTCGACGGCCGGCCAGAGTATGTGCACCAAGCCTGCGAAGCCAGCTTGCGCCGTTTAGGCGTCGACGTCATTGACCTATTCTATCTGCAACGGCTAGACCCTCACGTTCCCATCGAAGAAACCGTGGGCGCCATGGCTGAGCTTGTGCGCAGTGGAAAGGTGCGTTTCCTTGGCTTGTCCGAAGTCTCGGCGGCGACGATCCGGCGCGCCCATCGAGTGCATGCGATCAGCGCCGTGCAATCGGAGTATTCATTGGTCACGCGGGATCCAGAGACGGAAATATTTCCCGCGTGCCGCGAGCTTGGCATAGCTTTCGTGCCGTTCTGCCCGCTTGGACGGGGCCTGTTGACTGGACAGATTAAAAACAACGAACCGTTCGCCGCGCATGATCCACGGACTCTGTTGCCGCGTTTCCAAAAGGACAATCTTCAACGCAATCTCCAGTTGGCCGGTGCCTTGCAACGGATCGCGGCGGCAAAAGAGTGTCAGCCCGCGCAGCTAGCTTTGGCCTGGATGCTTGGGAAAGGGGATAATCTAGTACCGATCCCGGGTGCAAACCGACGCAGCCACCTGGAAGAAAACGTCGGCGCGGCCGCCATCGAAATCACTGCCGAAGAGTTAAAACGCATCGAAGCGGCGGTGCCGCCGGGCGCCGTCGCCGGCGCGCGGCACACCGAAGATGCGATGGGGTTTATTGACCGTTGA
- a CDS encoding class I SAM-dependent methyltransferase, which produces MIYYSMIREFRLQRVVEIGGGYSTLLSTRAALRNGTTRVDCIEPAPPKFFTAKLPGLSRLLVSKAQDVPRDLFESLDNNDILFVDSCHVSRIGSEVHRIFFEILPRLKPGVLIHFHDIFLPWEYPRQWVKDLKIFWNEQYLLLAFLMFNDVFKPLLANHYLLREHLTALQRTFPFLPRWDKAGSFWLRRLPEASGEPPLC; this is translated from the coding sequence GTGATCTATTATTCGATGATCCGCGAATTCAGACTGCAGCGTGTTGTCGAGATCGGCGGTGGCTATTCCACGCTACTCTCAACTCGCGCCGCGCTGCGCAACGGCACGACCCGGGTGGATTGCATTGAGCCGGCACCGCCGAAATTTTTTACCGCAAAGCTACCGGGGTTAAGCCGCCTCTTGGTCTCGAAGGCACAAGACGTGCCCCGCGATCTTTTTGAATCGCTGGACAACAACGATATCCTGTTTGTCGATAGCTGCCATGTGAGTCGAATCGGCTCGGAAGTGCACCGGATTTTTTTCGAAATCCTGCCGCGCTTGAAACCCGGCGTGTTGATTCACTTCCACGACATTTTTCTTCCCTGGGAGTATCCGCGCCAGTGGGTCAAAGACCTGAAAATTTTCTGGAACGAGCAGTATTTGCTACTCGCTTTTCTGATGTTTAACGATGTCTTCAAACCGCTCTTGGCGAATCATTACCTATTGCGCGAACACCTGACTGCGCTGCAAAGAACGTTTCCTTTTTTGCCGCGCTGGGATAAAGCCGGATCGTTTTGGCTTCGTCGACTGCCGGAAGCGTCGGGTGAACCACCACTATGCTAA
- a CDS encoding glycosyltransferase family 2 protein yields the protein MHCMPYSLRAATWRTLHRWGVIQRFVGAAKNAALTAAGFHDGLTLLPHLDPDALNRILTYRPLKETANHRHESKPPRVSIIIVTYNNLPLTKLCLESIARNTEYANSEVIVVDNRSTDNTPAYLQRVAHECKWITFLLNDRNEGFARANNQGIARARGDFLVLLNNDTIVPPGWLEGLLWHLQDRAIGLVGPVSNFVGNEARVEVYYRTWEEMESFARYTMRRNARTIADIHMLAMFCVAFRREIYDAIGPLDEQFGVGMFEDDDYSLRIKRAGYRVVCAPGVFVHHFGRAAFEKLEATGEYNSIFAQNRERFEKKWNLQWQPHRSGSLRREKHAIAARS from the coding sequence ATGCACTGCATGCCCTACAGCCTCCGCGCAGCAACATGGCGCACGCTGCATCGCTGGGGAGTGATCCAGCGCTTTGTCGGTGCCGCAAAGAACGCAGCACTGACGGCGGCAGGTTTCCACGACGGGCTAACGCTGTTGCCCCATCTCGACCCGGATGCGCTTAACAGGATTCTCACCTATCGCCCTCTCAAGGAAACTGCTAACCATCGCCACGAATCCAAGCCACCGCGCGTTAGCATCATCATTGTTACCTATAACAACTTACCTCTGACCAAACTTTGTCTGGAAAGCATCGCGCGCAACACCGAATACGCAAATTCCGAAGTGATCGTTGTCGACAATCGGTCGACCGATAACACACCGGCTTACCTGCAACGAGTCGCCCACGAATGCAAATGGATCACCTTCTTGCTGAACGATCGCAACGAAGGATTCGCCCGCGCCAACAACCAGGGAATCGCCCGCGCACGCGGTGACTTCTTGGTACTACTCAATAACGACACGATAGTTCCTCCTGGCTGGCTTGAGGGCCTGCTGTGGCATCTGCAAGACCGCGCCATTGGTTTGGTCGGCCCGGTTAGCAATTTCGTCGGCAACGAGGCGAGAGTCGAAGTTTACTACCGCACTTGGGAGGAAATGGAGAGCTTCGCGCGCTACACCATGCGGAGAAACGCTCGAACCATCGCGGATATCCATATGCTCGCAATGTTCTGTGTGGCATTCCGCCGCGAAATTTACGATGCGATCGGACCACTCGATGAACAATTTGGCGTCGGCATGTTCGAGGATGACGACTATTCGTTGCGGATCAAGCGTGCCGGCTACCGGGTGGTTTGCGCACCCGGCGTGTTCGTCCATCACTTCGGCCGCGCGGCCTTCGAAAAGCTCGAGGCGACCGGAGAGTACAACAGCATTTTCGCCCAAAACCGGGAGCGCTTTGAGAAAAAATGGAACCTTCAGTGGCAACCCCATCGATCCGGTTCTTTACGCCGGGAAAAACATGCTATCGCTGCGCGATCCTAA
- a CDS encoding ABC transporter substrate-binding protein, producing MLNRIHVGHRSSLALWERLRVRARTSGALLFLAAGVALIAPDTSHSQTMEQIIAEAKKEGEVTLVASSSTFGGKKGFTELEAGFNKRFGLNHKVNLVGGPSFPQVAARVMSEIKAGAKASTDMYLGSDGTMADMHQAKALQTVSFAGTFPWVTKEMEMFPQETLLVYASFHGIIYNSQAIPKDKAPKSYEDLVDPKLSPTWAGKLAIPTYYHWLIRLSSVWGKEKVLSFARKLAPLVGGKLRQGEEERIVSGEFPIMGSTGGPLEAMWKWQAKGAPLVGLPGSNPPTSSYYQLAIPRNSARPNSARLFIAYMTTREAQSVLEKQDHRSSYLVEGTLMHKYVRGNKLKLQDPKELAAVFANDDAPFEEEITKILR from the coding sequence ATGCTTAACCGAATCCATGTAGGCCATCGGAGTTCCCTCGCCCTCTGGGAGAGGCTTCGGGTGAGGGCGCGCACCAGCGGCGCTCTATTATTTCTAGCAGCGGGCGTTGCTCTGATTGCGCCGGATACTTCTCACTCCCAAACGATGGAGCAAATCATCGCCGAAGCCAAAAAAGAAGGCGAAGTCACCCTGGTCGCCAGCTCGTCAACCTTCGGCGGCAAAAAAGGCTTCACCGAATTAGAAGCCGGCTTCAACAAACGCTTCGGCCTCAATCACAAAGTCAATTTAGTCGGCGGCCCGAGCTTCCCCCAAGTGGCGGCGCGGGTGATGTCGGAGATCAAAGCCGGCGCCAAAGCCTCGACGGATATGTATCTCGGTTCCGACGGCACCATGGCGGATATGCACCAAGCGAAAGCGCTACAAACGGTAAGCTTTGCTGGAACCTTCCCCTGGGTCACCAAGGAAATGGAAATGTTTCCGCAAGAGACCTTGCTTGTTTACGCCTCGTTTCACGGCATCATCTACAACTCGCAAGCGATTCCCAAAGACAAAGCTCCCAAGAGCTATGAAGATCTCGTCGATCCGAAACTTTCGCCGACCTGGGCCGGCAAGCTGGCAATTCCAACCTACTACCACTGGCTAATTCGCCTCTCGTCGGTGTGGGGCAAAGAGAAAGTGCTCTCCTTCGCGCGCAAGCTCGCGCCGCTGGTCGGCGGCAAGCTGCGCCAAGGTGAAGAAGAGCGGATTGTCAGCGGCGAGTTCCCAATCATGGGCAGCACCGGTGGGCCGCTCGAAGCGATGTGGAAGTGGCAAGCCAAAGGCGCGCCGCTCGTCGGCCTGCCGGGATCGAACCCGCCGACTTCCTCGTATTATCAACTTGCGATTCCAAGAAACTCGGCGCGGCCAAACTCGGCGCGGCTGTTCATCGCCTACATGACCACGCGAGAAGCGCAATCGGTGTTGGAGAAGCAAGACCACCGCAGCTCCTATCTGGTCGAAGGCACCCTCATGCATAAATACGTCCGCGGCAATAAACTCAAGCTGCAAGACCCGAAAGAGCTGGCAGCGGTCTTCGCCAACGATGACGCGCCCTTTGAGGAAGAGATCACCAAGATCTTGCGGTGA
- a CDS encoding UDP-N-acetylglucosamine 2-epimerase (non-hydrolyzing), whose product MVHPRILTVIGTRPEVIKMAPVIQAIQRAGTFEHSLVVTAQHRELLDPFLSSFAITPDLDLNLMQSNQSLADFATRALAALSETIRARQPNAILVQGDTATVPMASLAAFYSGVSVCHVEAGLRSFHRNNPYPEEVNRRVTSCLANLHFAPTERAQNNLLNEGISPDDVFVTGNTIVDALRLMPVNGNFTYANLNRLDFAEKRVVLVTAHRRESHGAPLLSICDAIRRLARRFAGVEFVYPVHPNPHVEPVVRKELASLPNVHLLEPIPYQDMLRILRLCYLVLTDSGGVQEEAPSFNKPVLVLREVTERPELIEAGAGRLVGTSSDRIVTAASELLLDDTVYHSMQAAKNPFGDGHAAERIVRILAERLAP is encoded by the coding sequence ATGGTCCATCCGAGAATTCTAACCGTTATCGGCACCCGGCCCGAGGTTATCAAGATGGCGCCGGTGATTCAGGCAATCCAGCGCGCAGGCACTTTCGAGCATAGTTTGGTCGTTACCGCCCAGCATCGTGAGCTACTCGATCCCTTTCTCTCGAGTTTTGCCATCACACCGGACCTCGATCTCAACCTCATGCAAAGCAATCAAAGTCTGGCCGATTTCGCTACGCGCGCTCTCGCGGCATTGTCGGAGACGATTCGCGCGCGGCAACCTAATGCGATTCTCGTGCAGGGTGATACTGCGACGGTTCCAATGGCGAGCCTGGCGGCTTTCTATTCCGGAGTTAGTGTATGTCATGTGGAGGCAGGCCTGCGCTCCTTTCATCGCAACAATCCATATCCCGAAGAGGTCAATCGGCGCGTGACCTCCTGTCTGGCAAACTTGCACTTCGCACCGACGGAGCGAGCTCAAAACAATTTACTAAACGAGGGGATATCTCCAGACGATGTGTTTGTTACGGGGAATACAATCGTCGACGCGCTGCGCTTGATGCCTGTGAACGGCAATTTCACATACGCGAATCTGAACCGGCTTGATTTTGCTGAGAAGCGCGTGGTTCTGGTGACCGCTCATCGGCGCGAAAGTCATGGTGCTCCACTGCTTTCAATTTGTGATGCGATCAGGCGCTTAGCGCGTCGCTTTGCCGGGGTTGAGTTCGTCTATCCGGTACATCCTAACCCTCACGTAGAGCCGGTTGTCCGCAAAGAGCTAGCGTCGCTTCCCAATGTGCATCTGTTAGAGCCGATTCCCTACCAGGACATGTTGCGTATTTTGCGCCTGTGCTACCTGGTGTTGACCGATTCCGGAGGCGTGCAGGAAGAAGCGCCTTCTTTCAATAAGCCGGTGTTGGTACTGCGTGAGGTTACCGAGCGACCGGAGCTTATCGAGGCTGGTGCCGGACGCTTGGTCGGTACCAGCTCTGATCGGATTGTCACCGCCGCCAGTGAGCTGTTGCTGGACGACACCGTGTATCATTCCATGCAGGCTGCAAAGAACCCGTTTGGCGACGGACATGCTGCTGAAAGAATCGTTCGAATCCTTGCCGAGCGCTTGGCGCCGTAG
- a CDS encoding glycosyltransferase family 1 protein, whose product MLTGDNKQDLQEQTDNERLVATLSRQLKEQELSIQILSAQLAAKEARLNEITGSLGWQVVNRYSWLKYYLGPVFGWFAKLFDHEVSATTTGGANAEAELAFPPPVKYDVICFPIIDWNFRFQRPQQLLTLFAKDGHRVFYISCSFQQSNPQVLARRLGENIFELQLPGPSHVGANLHGLSKATLEKLINALAEFRNRAAIAQAVSLVHVPFWAPLAFSARAHWGWKLVYDCMDEHSGFANVRRTALLPEQDLIQHSDLVVATSRILHDKISGTERAALLLPNAVDFDYFHHPAPLRLLDKIGRPIIGYYGAISHWFDVTMIEQAAKHRPDWQFVLIGDTAGAKVGPLSRLANVHMLGEQPYITLSSYLKDFDVACIPFLHTSLTRATNPVKFYEYLSAGKPVVSVQLPELEPYQEYFYPVRSREEFVPQIEAALGERSAEKVNARIDLARRNTWLHRYKILSEKITGIASCYSLLWVSLHGLTV is encoded by the coding sequence ATGCTAACCGGTGACAATAAGCAGGACCTGCAAGAGCAAACGGACAACGAGAGACTCGTTGCCACCTTGTCACGGCAACTCAAAGAGCAAGAGCTAAGCATCCAGATCTTGTCAGCCCAATTAGCTGCGAAAGAGGCGCGGCTTAACGAAATTACCGGATCGCTTGGGTGGCAGGTCGTCAACCGCTACTCATGGTTGAAATATTATCTTGGGCCGGTCTTTGGTTGGTTCGCCAAACTATTCGACCACGAAGTCAGTGCAACGACCACGGGCGGCGCAAACGCAGAAGCGGAGTTGGCGTTTCCGCCGCCGGTTAAATACGACGTGATTTGCTTCCCGATCATTGATTGGAATTTTCGCTTTCAACGACCACAACAATTGCTAACGTTGTTCGCCAAGGACGGCCACCGCGTTTTTTATATAAGTTGTTCGTTTCAGCAATCGAACCCCCAAGTTCTAGCGCGACGCCTTGGGGAAAACATTTTCGAGCTGCAGCTCCCGGGGCCGTCCCATGTCGGCGCCAATTTGCACGGCCTGAGCAAAGCAACGCTGGAAAAACTCATCAACGCCCTCGCTGAGTTTCGCAACCGCGCAGCGATTGCTCAAGCCGTAAGTTTAGTCCACGTGCCGTTCTGGGCGCCGCTGGCTTTTTCGGCTCGCGCGCATTGGGGTTGGAAGCTCGTCTACGACTGCATGGACGAGCACAGCGGCTTCGCCAACGTCCGGCGCACCGCGCTCTTACCGGAACAGGACTTAATCCAGCATAGCGACTTAGTCGTTGCCACCAGTAGAATTCTGCATGACAAGATCTCCGGTACCGAACGTGCCGCTCTATTGCTGCCAAACGCGGTGGATTTCGATTATTTTCACCACCCTGCTCCGCTCCGCCTGCTCGACAAAATTGGCCGGCCCATTATTGGCTACTATGGCGCGATTTCCCACTGGTTCGATGTAACCATGATCGAGCAGGCTGCGAAGCACCGACCCGACTGGCAATTTGTCTTGATCGGCGACACCGCCGGTGCCAAAGTCGGGCCGCTCAGTCGGCTGGCCAATGTACATATGCTCGGCGAACAGCCCTACATCACCCTGTCGAGCTATCTCAAAGACTTCGATGTTGCCTGTATTCCCTTTCTCCACACCTCTCTCACTCGAGCAACAAACCCTGTCAAATTCTACGAATATTTGAGTGCCGGTAAGCCAGTGGTCTCGGTGCAATTACCGGAGCTTGAACCCTATCAGGAGTACTTCTATCCGGTGCGATCTCGCGAAGAGTTCGTGCCACAGATCGAAGCGGCTCTCGGTGAGCGCTCAGCCGAGAAAGTAAACGCGAGAATCGATTTGGCGCGGCGTAACACCTGGCTCCATCGTTATAAGATTTTGAGTGAAAAAATCACCGGCATAGCTTCGTGCTACAGCCTTCTGTGGGTGTCCCTCCATGGGCTGACCGTCTAA
- a CDS encoding Rieske 2Fe-2S domain-containing protein — protein sequence MLTKEENDLMTRVGPGTPAGEMLRRYWWPVAFSEEVTQENGPRKVRLLGEDFVLFRDGSGQLGLLELHCSHRGTSLEFGRVEENGIRCCYHGWLYNARGKCLDQPAEPADSTFKNRIQHPAFHAQDAGGLVMAYIGPEPAPLLPAFDLLVRQDGCRVVGGGEEHCNWLQRAENSADGTHSIALHAPGYPNMAMKRPNIKWEPSPFGIKETTYVEGVSKPRISHFVFPAHVRHSAARVGEDPRQVIRFRVPTDDYKTTTYHIDFYPHKDGKPTRPVALKTGKFDYAVPGVYERVKDGWWNLPNREQDRVAQETQGPIADRTKEHLATGDQGILLLRKMIRESIDAVQQGKDPFAVIRDPQKNGPITFDSSRDAVEALS from the coding sequence ATGCTGACTAAGGAAGAGAATGATTTGATGACCCGCGTCGGACCGGGCACGCCGGCGGGCGAAATGTTGCGGCGCTACTGGTGGCCGGTGGCGTTTAGCGAAGAAGTGACCCAAGAGAACGGCCCGCGCAAGGTGCGCCTGCTCGGCGAAGATTTCGTTTTGTTTCGCGACGGCAGCGGCCAATTGGGACTGTTGGAATTGCACTGTTCGCATCGCGGCACGTCGTTGGAATTTGGCCGCGTCGAGGAAAATGGTATTCGCTGCTGCTATCATGGTTGGTTGTACAACGCCCGCGGCAAATGTTTGGACCAGCCGGCCGAGCCGGCCGACAGCACCTTCAAAAACCGCATCCAGCATCCGGCGTTTCACGCCCAAGATGCCGGTGGTTTAGTCATGGCCTACATCGGTCCGGAGCCGGCGCCGCTTTTGCCGGCGTTTGACTTGCTGGTGCGGCAAGATGGCTGCCGCGTGGTGGGCGGCGGCGAGGAGCATTGCAACTGGCTGCAGCGCGCCGAGAACTCCGCCGATGGCACCCATTCGATCGCGCTGCACGCACCCGGCTACCCGAACATGGCGATGAAGCGGCCGAATATTAAATGGGAGCCCAGCCCTTTTGGCATCAAAGAAACCACCTACGTCGAAGGTGTCTCCAAGCCGCGCATCTCGCATTTTGTTTTTCCCGCGCACGTGCGCCACTCGGCCGCGCGCGTTGGCGAAGATCCGCGCCAGGTGATTCGCTTCCGCGTGCCCACCGACGACTACAAGACCACCACGTATCACATCGATTTTTACCCGCACAAAGATGGCAAGCCGACGCGGCCGGTGGCACTCAAGACCGGCAAATTCGACTACGCCGTGCCCGGTGTCTATGAGCGCGTCAAAGACGGCTGGTGGAACCTGCCCAACCGCGAACAAGATCGCGTTGCCCAGGAAACCCAAGGCCCCATCGCCGATCGCACCAAGGAACATTTGGCGACGGGCGACCAAGGGATCTTGCTGCTGCGCAAAATGATCCGCGAGTCGATCGATGCCGTGCAGCAGGGCAAAGACCCCTTCGCCGTCATCCGCGATCCGCAAAAGAATGGACCGATCACGTTCGATTCAAGCCGCGATGCGGTGGAAGCGCTGAGTTAA